A window of the Candidatus Marinimicrobia bacterium CG08_land_8_20_14_0_20_45_22 genome harbors these coding sequences:
- a CDS encoding 50S ribosomal protein L18, whose amino-acid sequence MENITREKEFARNKRRRRIRKNVHGTPEKPRLAVFRSLSHIYAQLIDDTNHTSFFSVSDLTPEIKEKIAKGTKKIEKSALVGQYLAEKAISKKITKVVFDRSGYKYHGRVKALADAARKAGLEF is encoded by the coding sequence ATGGAAAATATCACTAGAGAAAAAGAATTCGCTCGGAATAAAAGAAGACGTCGGATCAGAAAAAATGTCCATGGCACGCCGGAAAAACCTCGGCTCGCCGTGTTTCGAAGTCTGAGCCACATTTACGCACAATTGATCGACGATACGAATCACACGTCATTTTTCTCGGTTTCGGACCTGACGCCCGAAATCAAAGAGAAAATTGCTAAGGGAACTAAGAAGATCGAAAAAAGTGCGCTCGTCGGACAGTATTTAGCCGAAAAGGCAATATCGAAAAAAATAACGAAGGTAGTTTTCGACCGGAGCGGATATAAATATCATGGTCGCGTCAAAGCCTTGGCCGACGCCGCCAGAAAAGCCGGATTGGAATTCTAA
- a CDS encoding 50S ribosomal protein L15 yields MNLGSLKYAQGAKQNEKRIGRGNASGTGGTSGRGSKGAGSRAGSKFRPWHEGGQMPIYRRLPKRGFTNIFKEEVQIVNLDIIARLQLPEVTIETLLQKGYIKTSAKPVKILGNGEITEPVRVIANAFSKTAKEKIEASGGKAEII; encoded by the coding sequence ATGAATTTAGGTTCCCTCAAATACGCGCAGGGCGCGAAGCAGAATGAAAAACGGATAGGCAGAGGAAACGCTTCCGGAACAGGCGGCACAAGTGGACGCGGAAGTAAAGGTGCTGGCTCTCGGGCTGGTTCTAAATTTCGGCCGTGGCATGAAGGCGGACAGATGCCGATTTACAGAAGGCTTCCGAAGCGTGGATTTACGAATATTTTTAAAGAAGAAGTCCAAATTGTCAATTTAGATATTATTGCGCGTCTGCAATTGCCGGAAGTAACCATTGAAACCCTACTTCAAAAAGGATATATCAAGACATCTGCAAAACCAGTCAAGATACTTGGAAATGGCGAGATTACCGAACCTGTTCGCGTCATTGCCAATGCATTCAGCAAAACTGCAAAAGAAAAAATCGAAGCATCTGGGGGAAAGGCTGAGATCATATGA
- a CDS encoding 50S ribosomal protein L30, with amino-acid sequence MKKKSANNMLKITQIRSGIDYRARAKRTLEALGIHRMHQTVVQQDNPAIRGMINSISHLLKIEEVKE; translated from the coding sequence ATGAAAAAGAAAAGCGCAAATAATATGTTGAAAATTACGCAGATCAGAAGCGGAATCGATTATCGGGCGCGCGCCAAACGGACTTTAGAGGCACTGGGAATTCATCGGATGCACCAGACGGTCGTCCAACAGGACAATCCTGCCATTCGTGGAATGATCAATTCGATTTCACATTTATTAAAAATTGAAGAAGTCAAGGAATAG
- a CDS encoding 30S ribosomal protein S5, translating to MVASKPWPTPPEKPDWNSKLGRSQDLKTVDATQLELLEEKVVKINRVSKVVTGGRRFRFNAIVAVGDGKGHVGIGSGKALEVTTAVAKGKESAKKSIVKVPVINGTIPHMVTAKFGASKVFLKPATPGTGIIASGAIRAIMEQVGIKDILSKSIGSNNTHNVVKATMVALEKLRDPYSVAHKREKTVQEIFGI from the coding sequence ATGGTCGCGTCAAAGCCTTGGCCGACGCCGCCAGAAAAGCCGGATTGGAATTCTAAACTCGGGAGGAGTCAAGATTTGAAAACAGTCGATGCTACACAGCTTGAGCTGCTTGAAGAAAAAGTCGTAAAGATTAATAGAGTCTCGAAAGTGGTTACCGGAGGTCGCCGGTTCCGATTCAATGCCATCGTTGCGGTTGGCGACGGAAAAGGTCATGTTGGGATCGGATCCGGAAAGGCATTGGAAGTGACGACTGCCGTGGCGAAGGGAAAAGAAAGTGCCAAAAAGAGCATCGTGAAAGTGCCGGTTATCAATGGCACCATTCCTCACATGGTCACCGCTAAATTCGGTGCGTCGAAAGTGTTCCTCAAACCGGCAACGCCGGGAACGGGAATCATCGCCAGTGGCGCGATTCGCGCGATCATGGAGCAAGTGGGAATCAAAGATATTTTATCCAAATCGATCGGAAGCAATAACACTCACAATGTTGTGAAAGCGACGATGGTTGCTCTTGAAAAGTTAAGAGATCCATATTCCGTCGCTCACAAGCGAGAAAAGACGGTTCAGGAGATATTTGGTATATGA
- a CDS encoding preprotein translocase subunit SecY: protein MKQQFQSIFRIPELRKRIFYTLAILVVIRIGSHIPIPGIDSEVMGAAMRNFSNTLFGLYDLFAGGAFSRATLFALGIMPYISASIIIQLLGAVIPYFQKLQKEGEEGRKKITQLTRYGTVLISALQAFGIAQFLMSPQMSARIGNQILPVVPHPGIGFVLMSMLTLTAGTVLIMWLGEKITERGIGNGISLIIMIGIIARLPNVFVSELALIKEDVRGIFTEVILIGLMFVIVGFVVLLTQGQRKIPVQYAKRVVGRKVYGGQATHIPLRVNTAGVMPIIFAQSIMFIPSTIATFFPQSDFIQGMMRFFSVQSPVYWLIYGIFIVFFTYFYTAIAFNPIEVADNMKKYGGFIPGIRPGKKTSEFIDNILTKVTLPGSIFLAFIAIFPYILMNVVDINYDLASFFGGTSLLIIVGVALDTLQQIESHLLMRHYDGFMKSGKMRGRH from the coding sequence ATGAAACAACAATTCCAGAGTATCTTTCGAATTCCTGAACTAAGAAAACGTATTTTTTACACCTTAGCGATACTCGTCGTTATTCGAATCGGTTCGCACATCCCTATCCCCGGCATCGACAGCGAGGTCATGGGTGCGGCGATGCGAAATTTTTCCAATACTCTGTTCGGATTGTATGATCTTTTTGCGGGTGGCGCATTTTCACGCGCAACACTCTTTGCTCTCGGTATCATGCCATACATCAGCGCTTCGATCATCATTCAGTTGCTCGGCGCTGTGATTCCCTATTTTCAGAAGCTTCAAAAGGAAGGCGAAGAGGGACGGAAAAAAATTACCCAACTAACCCGATACGGAACGGTCCTTATCTCGGCGCTTCAGGCATTCGGCATTGCCCAGTTCCTGATGAGTCCGCAGATGTCAGCCCGCATCGGCAATCAGATTCTTCCGGTCGTTCCGCATCCCGGAATCGGTTTTGTATTGATGTCGATGCTAACGTTGACTGCTGGAACTGTGCTAATCATGTGGCTTGGTGAGAAAATAACCGAACGCGGCATCGGAAACGGAATTTCCCTGATCATCATGATCGGTATCATTGCGCGTCTGCCCAATGTGTTTGTTAGCGAACTTGCACTCATCAAAGAAGATGTCCGCGGAATTTTTACCGAAGTTATCCTAATCGGTCTAATGTTTGTTATCGTAGGGTTTGTAGTACTGCTGACTCAGGGGCAACGAAAAATTCCGGTTCAATATGCCAAGCGGGTCGTCGGACGAAAAGTCTATGGTGGTCAGGCGACACATATTCCCTTGCGGGTTAATACAGCGGGCGTCATGCCAATCATTTTTGCGCAATCGATCATGTTCATCCCCAGCACGATCGCCACATTTTTTCCGCAGAGTGATTTCATTCAAGGGATGATGCGATTTTTTAGCGTACAATCGCCGGTTTACTGGCTGATTTACGGTATATTCATTGTGTTTTTTACCTATTTTTATACGGCAATCGCCTTCAATCCGATCGAGGTCGCTGACAATATGAAGAAGTACGGTGGTTTCATTCCCGGCATTCGTCCTGGGAAAAAAACCTCAGAGTTCATCGATAATATTCTGACGAAAGTAACTCTTCCTGGTTCCATTTTCCTCGCGTTCATCGCTATTTTTCCGTATATCTTGATGAACGTTGTGGATATTAACTACGATCTGGCGTCATTTTTTGGCGGCACCAGTTTGTTGATCATTGTCGGAGTCGCTCTGGATACTCTTCAGCAGATCGAATCGCATTTGCTGATGCGGCATTACGATGGATTTATGAAAAGCGGTAAAATGAGAGGTCGTCATTAA